The genome window GCTACGACGTGCGGTGACCGCGGCTCTCCCCGCGGGGACACCCCCCGCGGGAATCTTTTTATATTGCACAAGGGAGCGTTCCAGGGTGGCTATCTCCCGCCGCCGCGGTCGGGGATGCACCGGGTCGACCTTCGCATGGCCTTGCGCTCGCGCTTCCTGCTCGTTGCCTTCGCCACGCTCTTCGCGACGGCCTCCGCCTCCGCCGCCGAGGAGGCGCCGGAACTCGTCCCGTCAACCGCGAATGTCACGTTTTTCTTTCTCCGCGTGCCCGCCATCACTCCGCTCGACGAGCGGTTCACGATCGCGCCCGGCGGGGAGCGACTCTTGACCGCCATCGTCGAGAATCCGCTCGACACCGAGCAGGCCGTGGTCCTCGAGCCGGTCGTCTACCGGGTCACGGGCAAGGGCGAAACCCTCGTGCCGGATCCGGACCGCGTGCGCGCAACGGCTTGGCCCACCGCCCTCACACTCGCCCCGCGGGAGCGGGTCCTCGTCCAGATCCACGTCTCGGTCTCGAAGGACCTCCCCGTGGGAGAAGCGATTTTCGCCGGCCTCATGAGCGGTCAACCCGGGGGCGCGTCGAGCTTCATGCAGGTGGTGAGCCACGGCGAGGTCGTCGCCCCCGCCGCGGGCGGCGCGGACGCCCACGATCCGCTCCTTGCCGCGCTCGTCGCAGGCGCAGGCCTCGCCGTCGCAGGCGGCGCCGTCATCGGAATTGCCGCGCGCCGCGACCCCGCGATTCTTACGCCCTTGCTCGCCCTCTACTCGCGGCTCAAGCGCGCGGACGTGCTCGACCAAAAGACGCGCGAGCGCGTCCATCGCCTCGTCGCCGAGCAGCCCGGCATCCGCTGGGCCGACCTGAAGCGCCTCTCCGGTCTCGGCACGGGCGCGCTCCTGCATCATCTCGCGCTGCTCGAACGCCACGAGTTCGTCTCCGGCCGCAGGGAAGGACGTCATCGCCGATACTACCCCGCGGGGGCGCGAATGCCCACGCCCGAGCCGTTTCCCCTCACGCCCAGCCAGGCGCGCGTCGTGGCCGCGCTCGCCGACGGGGGCCTGACGCAACGCGCGCTTGCCGACCGGCTTGGCATCACGCAGCAGGGCGCGAGCTACCACCTCAAGGCGCTTGAGCGGCGCGGTTACGTTGTCGTCGAACGCCGCGGCGTCGAGTGGACCTGGAGCGTGACGGAGGCCGGCGCGGCGAAAGGCTCGCCCGCGTGGGCCGAAGCCACGCGTCCGACGCCTCAAGGCGGTTGCCCGTAGCCGGCGCTCGCCGGGGCGGGCCCGGCGCAAACGCTATTCCCGCCGAGACGATTCGTCCGAGGATGACGCGGAGCGGGATGATCGAGGGCCGGGCCGACGACGCCGCCACCGAGGCCTATGCGACATCGAGCGGCGCGGCGCCCGCGCACTTCCGCCGCGCGCTCGGCGTCACGCTCTCCTCCATCGGGCTCGGGACCTACCTCGGGCGCGACACGGACGAGGACGACGCCCGCGTCGAGGCGGCCGTCGCCGCCGCCTACGAGCGCGGCGTGAACGTGTTCGACACGGCGATCAACTATCGGCTCATGCGCGCCGAGCGCAGCGTCGGCCGCGCGCTCGCGAAGCTTGCGAAACGCGATCCCTCCGCGCGGTCCCGCGTGTTCGTCGCCACGAAGGGCGGCTTCCTCGTGCACGACGGCGAGTCCGCCCTCCCGGCTCGGCGCTGGTACGAGGAGAATCTCATCCGGACCGGCGTCCTGAGGAGCGGAGACGTCGCGGCGGGCTGCCACGCGATGTCGCCTCGCTTCGTCGAGGCGATGCTCGAGCGCAGCCGCGCGAACCTCGGCCTCGCGACCCTCGACCTCTACTATCTCCACAATCCCGAGACGCAGCTCGAGGACACGCCCATCGACGTCGTCCACGACCGGCTGCGCGCCGCGTTCACCACGCTCGAGAAGGCCGTCGACGACGGCCGCGTGGCGCGGTACGGGGTCGCCACGTGGGCCGGGTTCCGCTCCCGCCGCGCCGAGCCGGGTCACCTGGAGGTCGAGACGCTCGTCGACCTCGCGACCGAGGCCCGCCGGGACGCGGGCGGCGGCGGCCGCCACCATTTCGCGGCCGTCCAGGCGCCGCTCAACCTCGCCATGCGCGAGTCCCTCGAGGCCGAGACGCAGACGGTCGACGGGAAGCCCGCGACCCTCCTTGACGCGTGCGCGCGGTTGGGGCTTACGGCATTCGCGAGCGCGAGCCTCGGCCAGGGTCGCTTCCTCCATCTTATCCCGAAGGACGTCGAGCTCGCCTTCCCCGAGGCCCGGACGCCCGCGCAGCGCGCCCTCCAGTTCACGCGCAGCGCGCCGGGGCTCGCGTGCGCCCTCGTGGGCGCGAAGGCCGCCGCTCACGTCGAGGACAATTTCGCGCTCGCGAAGGTCCCCCCCGCGGACGCGGACGTGGTGCGCCGGCTCCTGGTGCCCCGGGCCGAGGCGCGGTGATCAGAGGTTCGCGGTGTCCTGCCGCGCCGCGGCGAGGAGCTTCGCGCGCTCGCCGACCGGGACCGCCTTGAGGCCGCGCATGCGCTGCGGCGACTCCGGGTCGGCCGCGATGGCGCGCAGCCATTCGCCGATCTGGTCCTTCGAGGGCGCGGTCATGAAGCCGCGGCCGGCCTCGGTGATGAGCGGCTCGAGCGTCTCCACCACGACCTCCTCGTCGTGCCGGTCGTACACGAGGCCGTTCGCGAGGCTGTCCATGTGATACTGGCGGATCGCGTCCTGCGCCTCGCGGCGGTAGGCCACGCGCAGGGTCACGAGCGTCTCCGGCGTGATGGTGACGCCTTCGAGGCTCGCGAGGAGGCGGAACACCGTCGAGGCGATGTCCATGCTCATGCGCTGCAGACCCTCGCTCGCGCCGCCGCCGACAGACTGGTGCTTGTGGCTGTAGAGGCCGAGATCCACCTGGCAGATGCGCTTCATCGTCGCGTTGCGGTACACCTCGCCCATGACGCCGAGCTCGAGGCCCCAATCGGTGGGAATGCGGATGTTGCGGGCGAGGTCGCTCGTCATCGCCATCTCGCCCGAGAGCGGATAGCGGAACGACCGCATGTAGCGGAGGAGCGGAGAAGGTTTCGGGATGACCGTTTGGAGCGCGTCGAGGAACGGCCAGAGGAAGAGTCGCACGACGCGACCGAACATCCGCTCGCCCGTGAGCCGGGCGTAGTAGCCCTTCGCGAAGTAGAAGTCCATCTCGGGCACGACGATCGGAAGGAGGATGCGGTGCACGATCTTGGGATCGTAGTGCTCGATGTCGGCGTCGTGAAGCGCGATCGCGTAGTTGTCCTCGCTCGCGGCGCCGAGCCCGAGCCAGACGGCGAGACCCTTGCCGCTGTAGCCGCGCAGGTCGAAGCCGCGCTCGGCGAGGCGCTCCATGCCCTCGCGGACGGTCGGGCCTTCGCACCAGAGCACGGTGACGGGCGCCGGCAGGTCCTGGAAGAAGTCGCGGACGTTCTCGACCTCGTTCGAGTTCTCGCACGTGAGCGCGATCACGATCTCGTTCAGGAAGTCCGCCTTGCGGAGACCCTGACGGATCCCGAGGAGCGCCGGCCGCTCCATCTCGCTGTAGAGCATCGGCAGGAGGAGGGCCGCGGGGCGAGCGGCCACATGTTTGCGCACGAGCGCCCGGGCGTGGCCGCGACGCTCCGGTTGAAGGTCGTGCAGCGTCGCGGGGCCGTTCTGGTAGAAGTCCATGAGAATCGCTCCGGGCCGCGCGCTGAGCCTGCGCTGCCGGACCCCAGTCGCGCTCGGACTTCAAGTCGCTTTCGGCCACACCATCGACGCGGGGGGTCGCCGCGCGTCCGCGGAATCGGGGATCGCCGAAGGGCTCATGGCGGCGTCCGCGGTTGGCCGCGCATGCCCCGGCGATACTGGCTCGCGAAAACCGAGCCGGACGTGTATTCCATCGACGACCTCGCGAAGGCTCCCGAGGGCACGACGTTCTGGGACGGCGTGCGCAACCACCAGGCCCGGAACAACCTCCGCGCGATGGCCCCCGGAGACGGGCTCCTGATCTACCATTCGAACGCCAAGCCCTCCGCCATCGTCGGCGCGGCCGAGGTCGCGGAAGCCGCGACCCCGGACCCCACCCAGTTCGACCCGAAAAGCGATCATCACGATCCGAAGTCGAAGCGAGAGGACCCGACCTGGTGGGGCGTCCGGGTCAGGCTCGTCGAGCGCTTTCCGAGACCCGTGACGCTCGAGGACGCGAAGGCGTCGAAGGCGCTCTCCTCGATGGTCCTCGTGAAGAACAGCCGGTTGAGCGTGCAGCCCGTCTCGGCCGCCGAATGGCGCGCGGTGATCGCGATGGCTCGACGCGGGCCGTGATCACGGCGGCGAGACCTTGCGCCGGTCCTCGAGCGCGAAGAGCGCGAGGAGGAACTCGGCGTGGCTCCAGAGCAGAGGCGTCGCGAACCGGATGAGCGGGTCGTCCGTCGCGAGGACGTGCGACCGGATGCGCTCGTACTCGGCCCGCATGTGGTTCAGCTCCTCCACGATGCGGCTGAAACGGACGTCGGGCAGGAGGATCTCCTTCGCGAACTCCTTCTGGAAGTCGATGCCCGTCTGCCACTCGCGCTCCCAGAAGTCGAGAAACCGCTCGCGCGTCGAAAGGTGCTCCGGGAGCGCGCCCTCGTGCGTCGCGTAGGCGGCGATGTCGCGGAGCGTCCGCTCGGCCTTCTCGACGTCGCCGTGCCGCGCGAGATAACCCGCGTAGATGGCCGTGTACGCGAGCCAGGGGCCGTTACCGGCGTGGAGGTGCAGCTCGAGGTCCTCCGCGAACGGCAGATAGCGCTGCAGGAGCCCGAGGTCGGGATCCCAGAGGTCGTTCTCGATCTTGCGGGCGCTCGCCTCGAGGGCGCGCGCGTCGAGCTCGGGGAAGTTGAAGTAGTGCGGCGAGAGGAGCGTGATGTCGCTCCTCGTGTCGATGCGGCCCTGCGGCGTGATGCGGCGGACGAACCGGCCGTCCTGCACGAAGTGCCGGTGCATGTTCACGGCGTGCATTGCGCAGAAGGACTGCGCCCGCTCCCGGCGCGCGTCGTCGGGCCGGTACGCCTCGAGGACCCGCGCGAGCTGCTCGAATGCGCGGTGGTAGGCCATGTTGTTCCAGAGCGTGTACCCGGATTCGATCGGCGACTCGTGGACCGTCGTCGTGCTGTAGAACAGGTTGATGCCTTTGCGGTACACGCGGCGCGTCGAGTCGTCGAACGCGGCGACGAGCGCCTCGACCAGCTCCTTCCCTCGCTCGGGCTCCCGGCCCTGCCGCCTGCACTCGAGCAGGTAGAGCGCGATCACGCGCATCGCATGCGCGACGTTGTCCTCCTGGACGTAGATGGAACGGTCCCGGCCTTCGAGGTCGTACCGCTGCCCCCAGGTACCCTCCCGGCCCGCCTCGAGGAGGAAGAGCGCGCCCGATTCGAGGTGGCGGAAGGCATCCTCCGCGTGGAAGTCGCGCGCGATCATCTCGCGCAGGACGCGCGCGGTCCCGGCGAGGTCCCGCGGATAGACGTACGGGTATCGGGACCCCTCCGGCGTCGCGAGAAGCACCTCGCCGGCCCTGGATTTGCGGGCGCAGCGGCTCATCCAGCGGAAGTGCAGCTCGGGATCGAAGAGGTCGGCCGAAGCCATCGCCGAACCACGTGGCTCATCACCCATAACGCCTTCGCGTTGCCCGGCCGGCCTCGTCGGAGCGCGCGTCGCCCTCCCGTCATCCTTTTATGCGGAAGCCGGAATGCGACAGGCCATGGTGCGCGTCCTGGACCTCGGCGTCAGGCGCCTCACCGTCGCGGAGGCGTTACCCTACGCCCAGGGCGAGTCGCTGCGCCTCGCGCGCGCCGTCGCCGAGGTGGAGCCCGCCACGATCGCGCTCGACCTCTCGCTCGCCGATCTGCTCCGCGTCCGGGAGGCCCTCGCGGACAAGCACGCGCGCAACCGGGGCTTCGTGGACGAGGTCCTGCTCGAGGCGCGAAGGGAGCGCTTCCCCTGCGAGGAGGTCCACCCCTTCCTCGAGACGGTCCGCTACGCCCGAGCCCGTGACGTCACGGTCGTCCCGCTCCTCGAGGACGCGAAGGAGCCCGGCCCGTTCACGCGCCGGCGCCTTGCGGGCGAGATCCGGCATTTCCTCGAGGCCGCCGACGCCCAATCCAAGGATCCGCGCGAGTTCGCTCGCGCCTTCGACGACGCCCTCAGGGGCGTTCCCCGCTTCGCCTCCGACTCGGCGGCCGTCGAGGCCGACGCCGCCCGTCGGCTCGCGGACCTCCTGTTCAAGGCGCAATCGCCGCGTCTCGTCGCGGTCCTCTCGTACCCGCGCTCGGAGCGGCTTCTCGCGAAGCTCATGACGCTCCGCCCGAAGACGCTCAACGAGCCCGCCGTCGAGGAGGTCGCCGCGATCGATTCCCGCCCGCGCCGCTCGGAGGTTCCCCCATGAAATCCAAGTTCGCGCTCGTCGAGATCGCGAAGCTTCGCATCCACGAGGAGATCGAGGAGGATCGCGTGCGCGCGCTCGCGGAGGCCATCGCCCGCGACGGCCTTGTCGAGCGCGCGATCATCGCGGACCGCGCCACGCTCGTCGTCATCGACGGGCACCACCGCCACGCCGCCCTCACGCGCCTCGGTTGCCTGCGCGCGCCCGTCGTCCTCGTGGACTACATGGACCCCGCGATCGTCGTCGAGAACTGGCGCGCCGGCGAGCCCGCCCCGACGAAGGAGGAGGTCCTCGAGCGCGCCGCGCGCGGGAAGCCGTTTCCGCCGAAGACGACGCGGCACCCCGGTCTCTACGACCTTACCGAGGTC of Candidatus Thermoplasmatota archaeon contains these proteins:
- a CDS encoding MarR family transcriptional regulator gives rise to the protein MALRSRFLLVAFATLFATASASAAEEAPELVPSTANVTFFFLRVPAITPLDERFTIAPGGERLLTAIVENPLDTEQAVVLEPVVYRVTGKGETLVPDPDRVRATAWPTALTLAPRERVLVQIHVSVSKDLPVGEAIFAGLMSGQPGGASSFMQVVSHGEVVAPAAGGADAHDPLLAALVAGAGLAVAGGAVIGIAARRDPAILTPLLALYSRLKRADVLDQKTRERVHRLVAEQPGIRWADLKRLSGLGTGALLHHLALLERHEFVSGRREGRHRRYYPAGARMPTPEPFPLTPSQARVVAALADGGLTQRALADRLGITQQGASYHLKALERRGYVVVERRGVEWTWSVTEAGAAKGSPAWAEATRPTPQGGCP
- a CDS encoding EVE domain-containing protein, coding for MPRRYWLAKTEPDVYSIDDLAKAPEGTTFWDGVRNHQARNNLRAMAPGDGLLIYHSNAKPSAIVGAAEVAEAATPDPTQFDPKSDHHDPKSKREDPTWWGVRVRLVERFPRPVTLEDAKASKALSSMVLVKNSRLSVQPVSAAEWRAVIAMARRGP
- a CDS encoding ParB N-terminal domain-containing protein; the encoded protein is MKSKFALVEIAKLRIHEEIEEDRVRALAEAIARDGLVERAIIADRATLVVIDGHHRHAALTRLGCLRAPVVLVDYMDPAIVVENWRAGEPAPTKEEVLERAARGKPFPPKTTRHPGLYDLTEVRVPLADLR
- a CDS encoding aldo/keto reductase, which produces MTRSGMIEGRADDAATEAYATSSGAAPAHFRRALGVTLSSIGLGTYLGRDTDEDDARVEAAVAAAYERGVNVFDTAINYRLMRAERSVGRALAKLAKRDPSARSRVFVATKGGFLVHDGESALPARRWYEENLIRTGVLRSGDVAAGCHAMSPRFVEAMLERSRANLGLATLDLYYLHNPETQLEDTPIDVVHDRLRAAFTTLEKAVDDGRVARYGVATWAGFRSRRAEPGHLEVETLVDLATEARRDAGGGGRHHFAAVQAPLNLAMRESLEAETQTVDGKPATLLDACARLGLTAFASASLGQGRFLHLIPKDVELAFPEARTPAQRALQFTRSAPGLACALVGAKAAAHVEDNFALAKVPPADADVVRRLLVPRAEAR
- a CDS encoding glucosyl-3-phosphoglycerate synthase, with the protein product MDFYQNGPATLHDLQPERRGHARALVRKHVAARPAALLLPMLYSEMERPALLGIRQGLRKADFLNEIVIALTCENSNEVENVRDFFQDLPAPVTVLWCEGPTVREGMERLAERGFDLRGYSGKGLAVWLGLGAASEDNYAIALHDADIEHYDPKIVHRILLPIVVPEMDFYFAKGYYARLTGERMFGRVVRLFLWPFLDALQTVIPKPSPLLRYMRSFRYPLSGEMAMTSDLARNIRIPTDWGLELGVMGEVYRNATMKRICQVDLGLYSHKHQSVGGGASEGLQRMSMDIASTVFRLLASLEGVTITPETLVTLRVAYRREAQDAIRQYHMDSLANGLVYDRHDEEVVVETLEPLITEAGRGFMTAPSKDQIGEWLRAIAADPESPQRMRGLKAVPVGERAKLLAAARQDTANL